Proteins co-encoded in one Natronorubrum daqingense genomic window:
- a CDS encoding FUN14 domain-containing protein yields the protein MVVDIDPSTLGLEFAGGAIIGAVLGFATKQVATLVAIIIGIQLMAFRYLESQDIVAVDWNRLSAGLVETQERAQAEIHWLESVLSMLSVGAGFTSGFLIGFHRG from the coding sequence GTGGTTGTAGATATCGATCCGTCGACGCTCGGCCTGGAGTTTGCCGGAGGTGCGATTATCGGTGCGGTTCTCGGATTTGCGACGAAGCAGGTTGCCACCCTCGTCGCCATTATTATCGGCATTCAGTTGATGGCGTTTCGATATCTCGAGTCACAGGATATCGTCGCCGTCGACTGGAACCGTCTCTCAGCGGGCCTTGTCGAAACGCAGGAACGAGCACAAGCGGAAATTCACTGGCTCGAGTCGGTCCTCTCGATGCTTTCGGTCGGGGCCGGGTTCACGAGCGGGTTTTTGATCGGGTTCCACCGAGGGTAG
- the hflX gene encoding GTPase HflX, with translation MKAIIAKRVDSGVADTSEIRDLAAAAGYTVVGEVTQSRRADPALQLGEGKAETLAELVDETEATTVIFDNRLGPYQTYNLGQLFDAGVEVIDRFTLILEIFGQRAQTRKAQLQVELAELRYELPRAEAKTSLAKRDEHPGFMGLGEYDESREQDIKDQISRINDELEQIEQTEQHRRERRRDSGFDLVALAGYTNAGKSTLLRRLADDLTVEENEGLHPDLEATAESQDNLFTTLGTTTRRAAIEPRDVLVTDTVGFISDLPHWLVESFKSTLDSVYRADLVLLVVDVSEDVDEIHEKLVTSHDTLYERNEAPIVTVLNKIDKVDEDELAEKREALSSLAPNPVAVSGKTGANVDALLERIDDELPEWREERLLLPMTDETMSVVSWIHDNGHVDDVTYGDEDVVITFEARPAMIEQARSRASELGTTTAESV, from the coding sequence ATGAAGGCTATTATCGCGAAACGCGTCGATTCCGGCGTCGCGGATACGAGCGAAATCCGGGACCTTGCAGCCGCAGCAGGGTACACTGTCGTCGGCGAAGTCACCCAATCGCGACGGGCCGATCCCGCGTTGCAACTGGGTGAGGGGAAAGCCGAAACGCTCGCCGAGCTCGTCGACGAGACCGAGGCGACGACGGTTATCTTCGACAATCGACTCGGCCCCTATCAGACGTACAATCTGGGACAGCTCTTCGATGCGGGAGTCGAGGTCATCGACCGGTTCACGCTCATCCTCGAGATTTTCGGCCAGCGAGCCCAGACGCGCAAGGCACAGCTTCAGGTCGAACTCGCGGAACTCCGATACGAACTCCCTCGAGCCGAGGCGAAAACCAGCCTCGCCAAACGGGACGAGCACCCCGGATTCATGGGTCTGGGAGAGTACGACGAGAGCCGCGAACAGGACATCAAAGACCAGATCAGCCGGATCAACGACGAACTCGAGCAGATCGAACAGACCGAACAGCATCGGCGAGAACGCCGACGCGACTCCGGGTTCGATCTGGTCGCTCTCGCCGGCTACACAAACGCCGGCAAATCGACCCTCTTGCGCCGACTCGCGGACGACCTCACCGTCGAAGAAAACGAGGGACTCCACCCGGACCTCGAGGCGACGGCCGAATCGCAGGATAACCTGTTCACCACGCTGGGGACGACGACCCGACGTGCAGCGATCGAACCGCGTGATGTCCTCGTGACCGACACGGTTGGGTTCATCAGCGATCTGCCCCACTGGCTGGTCGAATCGTTCAAGTCGACGCTGGACTCGGTCTACCGTGCGGACCTGGTCTTGCTCGTCGTCGACGTTAGCGAAGATGTCGACGAGATTCACGAGAAACTCGTCACCAGCCACGACACACTCTACGAACGCAACGAGGCACCGATCGTCACGGTGTTGAACAAGATCGACAAAGTCGACGAGGACGAACTCGCCGAAAAGCGTGAGGCGCTCTCGTCGCTCGCCCCGAATCCGGTTGCCGTCAGCGGGAAGACGGGAGCGAACGTCGACGCCCTCCTCGAGCGAATCGACGACGAATTGCCGGAGTGGCGTGAAGAGCGCCTGTTGCTTCCGATGACGGACGAGACGATGAGCGTCGTGTCGTGGATTCACGATAACGGCCACGTCGACGACGTGACGTACGGTGACGAAGACGTCGTCATCACGTTCGAAGCGAGACCCGCGATGATCGAGCAGGCACGATCACGTGCGAGCGAGTTGGGGACGACGACGGCTGAATCGGTGTAG
- a CDS encoding thiolase family protein — MERVAIIGASMTQFGQREGEWIMDLLAEAGEECLEDSGVDASAVDHLYVSNMASGEFEGQTGVPNALAHDLDAMPAYTQRVDQTSSSGGAGIYAAWQSVASGASEMTLLVGGEKMTHRTTGEATDVIASLTHPVEYKHGVTLPSFAGLTARHYLERFDAPRESLGKVAAKNHRNGVDNPHAQFQKEVDLETILESPVVADPLRLYDFCPITDGSAALMCCPESVAQEYTDTYAVISGIDGATDTHVVHEREDPTVMGGVVESGNGAYEMSGLEPDDIDVAELHDMFTILEFLQMEGLGFAEHGEAWKLVEEGYTERDTGELPVNTSGGLKSKGHPLGASGVAQGVEIYEQLVGEAGPRQVDAEAGLCCNVGGFGNCVITTIMEAAQ; from the coding sequence ATGGAACGTGTTGCAATTATCGGTGCCTCGATGACGCAGTTCGGCCAACGCGAGGGAGAGTGGATCATGGACCTCCTCGCGGAAGCCGGCGAGGAGTGTCTCGAGGATTCGGGTGTCGACGCCTCGGCGGTCGATCACCTGTACGTCTCGAACATGGCGAGTGGGGAATTCGAAGGACAGACCGGCGTTCCGAACGCGCTGGCCCACGACCTCGATGCGATGCCGGCATACACACAACGTGTCGATCAGACGAGTTCCAGCGGCGGTGCAGGTATCTACGCCGCCTGGCAGTCCGTCGCAAGCGGCGCGAGCGAGATGACGCTGCTCGTCGGCGGCGAGAAGATGACCCATCGGACGACTGGCGAAGCAACCGACGTCATCGCCTCGCTCACGCACCCAGTCGAGTACAAACACGGCGTCACGCTCCCCTCGTTTGCGGGGTTGACCGCCCGACACTACCTCGAGCGCTTCGATGCCCCGCGTGAGAGTCTCGGAAAAGTAGCCGCCAAGAACCATCGAAACGGCGTCGACAACCCACACGCGCAGTTCCAGAAGGAAGTCGACCTCGAGACGATCCTCGAGTCGCCGGTCGTCGCCGATCCGCTTCGACTGTACGACTTCTGTCCGATCACGGATGGCTCGGCGGCGCTCATGTGCTGTCCCGAATCCGTCGCCCAGGAGTACACCGACACCTACGCCGTTATTTCGGGCATCGACGGCGCGACGGACACCCACGTCGTCCACGAACGCGAGGATCCGACCGTAATGGGCGGCGTCGTCGAGAGCGGCAACGGAGCCTACGAGATGAGCGGCCTCGAGCCGGACGATATCGACGTCGCAGAACTCCACGACATGTTCACCATTCTCGAGTTCCTCCAGATGGAGGGACTCGGCTTCGCCGAGCACGGCGAGGCGTGGAAACTCGTCGAGGAGGGATACACCGAGCGAGACACGGGCGAGTTGCCGGTCAACACCTCCGGTGGTCTCAAATCGAAGGGGCACCCGCTGGGTGCAAGCGGCGTCGCACAAGGGGTCGAGATTTACGAACAACTGGTCGGCGAGGCAGGGCCACGGCAGGTCGACGCCGAGGCCGGACTCTGTTGTAACGTCGGCGGGTTTGGCAACTGTGTGATCACGACGATCATGGAGGCAGCACAATGA
- a CDS encoding nucleic acid-binding protein — translation MTMEAYEYDDGTIRYPGHPRGPGGTEPVDTVDLSEYTAEVITWTTSTATPPGVREPNHLAIVEFDVEGESVRAIGQVTTGDIETGDEVKPVYVEKLRDPDAGIREPESQEWDGYRFEPV, via the coding sequence ATGACGATGGAAGCCTACGAGTACGACGACGGCACGATTCGCTACCCCGGTCATCCTCGAGGACCGGGTGGGACCGAACCGGTCGACACGGTAGACCTCAGCGAGTACACCGCAGAAGTGATCACGTGGACGACGAGTACGGCAACGCCACCGGGCGTCCGCGAGCCGAATCATCTCGCAATCGTCGAATTCGACGTCGAGGGAGAATCCGTCCGAGCGATCGGTCAGGTGACGACCGGCGATATCGAAACTGGCGACGAGGTAAAACCGGTGTACGTCGAGAAACTGCGCGACCCCGATGCTGGCATTCGCGAGCCAGAAAGCCAGGAGTGGGACGGGTATCGGTTCGAGCCGGTCTAA
- a CDS encoding DUF7547 family protein: MSDSNDELIDAVRELTRTIDDLRTELEANTDGPRLRPRPRPPTPRELLRFTDEIAIPAAIVALETSVRALEGFQRTLKLARTERDVRDRTSTATDAAGDRANALRRTTLSQLDTILTQLQRATADEDAVEDDRVTDLLSEARALRDDLDGRLQRLGDDVDRSAERSDPIRIDIEDGTVDSSDIGDESDTRGDPQSHVDVDAELETLKDRYGEEDSDADSNPDVGADVGSHENRSGEVGETGDTGEASETDGTDETNGDNGSDPTRDDSPGAGDDTGEDS; encoded by the coding sequence ATGAGCGACTCCAACGACGAACTGATCGATGCCGTTCGTGAACTCACACGAACGATCGACGACCTTCGAACGGAACTCGAGGCGAACACCGACGGTCCTCGACTGCGACCGCGCCCGCGGCCGCCGACCCCACGAGAGCTCCTTCGGTTTACGGACGAGATTGCGATCCCGGCAGCGATCGTTGCCCTCGAGACGAGCGTCCGCGCGCTCGAGGGGTTTCAGCGGACGCTCAAACTCGCGCGCACCGAACGAGACGTGCGAGACCGGACGTCGACTGCGACCGACGCCGCGGGAGATCGCGCGAATGCGCTCAGACGAACGACGCTCTCACAACTCGATACCATTCTGACGCAACTCCAGCGAGCGACAGCCGACGAAGACGCCGTCGAGGACGACCGAGTCACCGACTTGTTATCCGAGGCTCGAGCGCTGCGCGACGATCTCGACGGAAGGTTGCAGCGTCTCGGCGACGATGTCGACCGTTCTGCGGAGCGCTCGGACCCGATTCGCATCGACATCGAAGACGGAACCGTCGACTCGTCCGATATCGGTGACGAAAGCGACACTCGGGGCGATCCACAGTCACACGTCGACGTCGACGCCGAACTCGAGACGCTGAAAGATCGCTACGGCGAGGAGGATTCGGATGCCGATTCCAACCCGGATGTGGGTGCCGATGTTGGTTCCCACGAGAATCGCTCGGGTGAGGTCGGTGAGACTGGCGATACAGGCGAAGCGAGCGAAACGGACGGGACGGACGAGACGAACGGTGACAACGGATCGGACCCGACTCGTGACGATTCTCCGGGAGCGGGAGACGATACCGGCGAGGACAGTTAG
- a CDS encoding DUF7504 family protein, giving the protein MDGEPIDGVSSEASFGQTLAKLKRNGSNILIVGTDASELHTTLCRRLCGGVDAPSRYRLTITDSDSTTKPCAHSSIDAPDHTRTIDVTAATPSTRVGGDTSDQTPLKTLGLESNDAIEELEERADGFEPASLRVCLDCLQRLFDAQPRDDVFQFLHLLTARVDYYNGMGHYHLPLERTDELVRLLEPLFDVLVEIRSRRGTDEHRWQFRDDGTTTEWLAF; this is encoded by the coding sequence ATGGATGGTGAACCAATCGATGGTGTGTCATCGGAGGCGAGTTTCGGACAGACGCTCGCAAAACTCAAACGAAACGGTAGCAATATTCTGATCGTCGGCACGGATGCGTCCGAACTCCACACGACCCTCTGTCGTCGGTTGTGTGGCGGCGTCGATGCACCCTCGCGATATCGACTCACTATCACCGATTCAGATTCGACGACGAAACCGTGTGCTCACTCGAGTATCGACGCGCCAGATCACACCCGTACGATCGACGTGACAGCGGCCACACCGTCGACACGGGTAGGTGGCGACACCTCCGACCAGACACCGCTCAAAACGCTCGGTCTCGAGAGTAACGATGCGATCGAGGAACTCGAAGAGCGTGCGGACGGGTTCGAACCCGCCTCGCTTCGCGTCTGTCTCGATTGCCTCCAGCGGTTATTCGACGCACAGCCACGAGACGACGTGTTTCAGTTCCTCCACCTGCTCACCGCTCGAGTCGATTACTATAACGGGATGGGCCACTATCACCTCCCACTCGAGCGCACCGACGAACTGGTTCGTCTCCTCGAGCCACTGTTCGACGTGCTCGTCGAAATCCGCTCTCGGCGCGGAACGGACGAACATCGCTGGCAGTTTCGAGACGACGGAACGACGACCGAGTGGCTAGCCTTTTGA
- a CDS encoding ribonuclease H-like domain-containing protein: MRIENSFIPVRGVGETTERRLWEHGITHWDEFDGSVVGETLADRISSFIDDGRRHLERGDVSVFADAMPAASRWRCYENVREETCFLDIETTGLDASCNDVTTVSLHQGGETKTFVQGRDLTSQRLETELEEAALLATFNGQRFDVPFLETCYDIDVTTPHVDLMYPCKTLGLDGGLKAIERELGIDRDMPDLTGRDAVRLWHEYERGDDAALERLVEYNRADTRNMKPLMEIVTTQLHQSVFESVCDAE; the protein is encoded by the coding sequence GTGCGAATCGAGAACAGTTTCATTCCCGTTCGCGGGGTTGGGGAAACCACCGAACGTCGTCTCTGGGAGCACGGGATCACCCACTGGGACGAGTTCGATGGGAGCGTCGTCGGCGAGACGCTCGCCGACCGGATCTCTTCGTTTATCGACGACGGTCGTCGCCACCTCGAGCGCGGTGACGTTTCGGTATTCGCCGACGCCATGCCGGCAGCTAGCCGCTGGCGCTGTTACGAAAACGTCCGCGAGGAGACCTGCTTTCTGGACATCGAAACGACCGGACTCGACGCGAGTTGTAACGACGTGACGACCGTCAGCCTTCACCAGGGCGGTGAGACGAAGACGTTCGTTCAGGGACGAGATTTGACGAGTCAGCGTCTCGAGACCGAACTCGAGGAAGCGGCGCTGCTGGCGACGTTCAACGGTCAGCGCTTCGACGTGCCGTTTCTCGAGACCTGCTACGACATCGACGTCACGACGCCCCACGTCGACCTCATGTACCCCTGTAAGACGCTCGGACTCGATGGCGGGTTGAAAGCGATCGAGCGAGAACTCGGAATCGACCGCGACATGCCAGACCTCACGGGCCGTGACGCCGTCCGCCTCTGGCACGAGTACGAACGCGGCGACGACGCCGCACTCGAGCGTCTCGTCGAGTACAACCGGGCAGATACGCGAAACATGAAGCCGCTGATGGAAATCGTCACGACGCAACTCCATCAATCCGTCTTCGAATCGGTCTGTGACGCAGAATAA
- a CDS encoding acyl-CoA thioesterase, translated as MTDDPDDLYSYETDIDVRLRDIDFMGHVNNAVYATFLEEAREAYFVDVIGVSLPDIGTVLATMTIDYVRAIEADDRVTVSMGVTDLGTSSLTIGYEIRAEGETAATAETVQVLVDRETGESKSLPDEWRTRIDATRE; from the coding sequence ATGACCGACGATCCCGACGACCTGTACTCCTACGAAACCGACATCGACGTGCGTCTCCGTGACATCGATTTCATGGGCCACGTAAATAACGCTGTTTACGCCACGTTCCTCGAAGAAGCGAGAGAAGCGTACTTCGTCGACGTTATCGGCGTTTCACTGCCAGATATCGGAACCGTTCTCGCCACGATGACGATCGACTACGTCAGGGCAATCGAAGCCGACGACAGGGTTACCGTCTCGATGGGTGTCACCGACCTCGGTACCTCGAGCCTAACGATCGGATACGAGATTCGTGCCGAAGGAGAGACTGCCGCTACGGCAGAGACAGTTCAGGTCCTCGTCGATCGAGAAACTGGCGAGTCGAAGTCACTCCCCGACGAATGGCGAACACGAATCGACGCGACACGCGAGTGA
- a CDS encoding HalOD1 output domain-containing protein translates to MLLSADASDTTATRSISFDVIAAVAEREGVDPMDIEPPEYEALYEAINPEALDAIFTPRTDGTPRAAGRVEFPFCGYHVTVSSDGDVDVREQSNTDQ, encoded by the coding sequence ATGCTACTCTCAGCTGACGCCTCGGATACCACTGCGACACGCTCGATCAGTTTCGACGTAATCGCCGCTGTTGCCGAACGAGAGGGTGTCGATCCGATGGATATCGAACCTCCAGAGTACGAAGCGTTGTACGAAGCCATCAATCCGGAGGCGCTCGATGCAATTTTCACCCCGCGAACGGATGGAACTCCTCGAGCAGCGGGTCGCGTCGAGTTCCCGTTCTGTGGGTATCACGTCACGGTATCGAGCGACGGGGATGTCGACGTTCGCGAGCAATCGAACACCGATCAGTAA
- a CDS encoding acetyl-CoA carboxylase biotin carboxylase subunit, which produces MFRKVLVANRGEIAVRVMRACEELNIGTVAIYSDADSESGHVRFADEAYNVGPARAADSYLDHEAVIDAARRADADAIHPGYGFLAENAEFASKVEAADGITWIGPASDAMEALGEKTKARTIMNEADVPIVPGTTDPVTEPEEVTAFGEEHGYPIAIKAEGGGGGRGMKVVWNESEVEDQLESAQREGEAYFDNDSVYLERYLENPRHIEVQIVADHDGNVRHLGERDCSLQRRHQKVIEEGPSAALSDELREKIGEAARRGVSAAEYTNAGTVEFLVEEESGRSPDEPLGPDANFYFLEVNTRIQVEHTVTEEITGIDIVKRQIRIAAGEEIDFEQDEVEIDGHAIEFRINAENAAEDFAPATGGTLETYDPPGGVGVRMDDALRQGDDLVTDYDSMIAKLIVWGEDREECIDRSLRALGEYEIDGIPTIIPFHRLMLTDEEFVESTHTTKYLDEELEESRIEEAQEQWGGDVGDGSSEDEEAVEREFTVEVNGKRFEVELAEHGAPAIPAGDVDVDGGRAEPPQPAGGSSDSSDLEGDGETVDAEMQGTILDVAVEAGDEVAAGDVLVVLEAMKMENDIVASKGGTVTEIAVEEEQSVDMGDTLVVLE; this is translated from the coding sequence ATGTTCAGGAAGGTTCTCGTAGCGAACCGCGGGGAAATCGCTGTTCGAGTGATGCGAGCCTGTGAGGAGTTGAATATCGGGACCGTCGCGATCTACTCCGACGCCGATTCGGAGTCGGGACACGTCCGCTTCGCCGACGAAGCGTACAACGTCGGTCCGGCTCGAGCGGCCGATTCGTACCTCGATCACGAGGCGGTTATCGACGCCGCACGGCGAGCCGATGCCGATGCGATCCACCCCGGCTACGGCTTCCTCGCGGAGAACGCCGAATTCGCGAGCAAAGTCGAGGCTGCCGACGGTATTACCTGGATCGGTCCTGCGAGTGACGCCATGGAAGCACTCGGTGAGAAGACCAAAGCGCGGACGATTATGAACGAGGCAGACGTGCCGATCGTCCCCGGAACGACGGATCCCGTCACCGAACCCGAGGAGGTCACCGCCTTCGGCGAGGAACACGGCTACCCGATCGCGATCAAAGCCGAAGGTGGCGGTGGCGGACGCGGGATGAAAGTCGTCTGGAACGAGAGCGAAGTCGAAGACCAACTCGAAAGCGCCCAGCGCGAGGGTGAGGCCTACTTCGACAACGATTCGGTCTACCTCGAGCGCTACCTCGAGAACCCTCGTCACATCGAAGTCCAAATCGTCGCCGACCACGACGGCAACGTTCGTCACCTCGGCGAGCGTGACTGTTCGCTCCAGCGCCGCCATCAGAAGGTTATCGAAGAAGGCCCCTCCGCTGCGCTCTCCGACGAACTGCGCGAGAAGATCGGCGAGGCCGCTCGCCGCGGGGTTTCTGCGGCGGAGTACACCAACGCCGGCACCGTCGAATTCCTCGTGGAAGAAGAGTCCGGACGCAGTCCCGACGAACCGCTTGGCCCCGACGCAAACTTCTACTTCCTCGAGGTCAACACGCGAATTCAAGTCGAGCACACCGTCACCGAGGAAATCACCGGCATCGACATTGTCAAACGCCAGATTCGAATCGCTGCCGGCGAAGAAATCGATTTCGAGCAAGACGAGGTCGAGATCGACGGTCACGCGATCGAGTTCCGGATCAACGCGGAGAACGCGGCCGAGGACTTCGCTCCTGCGACCGGCGGCACGTTAGAGACGTACGATCCGCCGGGCGGAGTCGGCGTCCGGATGGACGACGCCCTCCGACAGGGCGACGACCTCGTCACGGACTACGACTCGATGATCGCGAAGCTCATCGTCTGGGGCGAAGACCGCGAGGAGTGTATCGACCGCTCACTGCGCGCGTTAGGTGAGTACGAAATCGATGGCATTCCAACGATCATCCCGTTCCACCGACTCATGCTCACCGACGAGGAGTTCGTCGAGAGCACGCACACGACGAAGTACCTCGACGAAGAACTCGAGGAGAGTCGAATCGAGGAGGCCCAAGAGCAGTGGGGCGGAGACGTCGGCGACGGCTCGAGTGAGGACGAAGAGGCCGTCGAACGCGAGTTCACCGTCGAAGTCAACGGCAAACGATTCGAAGTCGAACTCGCAGAGCACGGTGCCCCGGCGATTCCGGCCGGCGACGTTGACGTCGACGGTGGCCGCGCCGAACCGCCACAGCCAGCAGGCGGCTCGAGCGATAGCAGTGACCTCGAGGGCGACGGTGAAACCGTCGACGCAGAGATGCAGGGAACGATTCTCGATGTCGCCGTCGAAGCGGGAGACGAAGTCGCCGCTGGCGACGTGCTCGTCGTTCTCGAGGCGATGAAGATGGAAAACGACATCGTGGCCTCGAAGGGCGGCACCGTAACCGAAATCGCCGTCGAGGAAGAACAGAGCGTCGATATGGGCGATACGCTCGTCGTCCTCGAATAG
- a CDS encoding carbon-nitrogen family hydrolase, whose amino-acid sequence MTPTPTTPFTLALAQIDVEPTAVDANVERALEAISRGASRGADLVALPELFNVGYFAFDSYADLAEPIDGTTLARIREAAAEHGVAVLAGSIVEDLEATATVETPADEGFANTAVLFDSNGDRQLIYRKHHLFGYESAESELLVPGERIETATVSGVTIGTTTCYDLRFPALYRRLVDAGAELVLVPSAWPYPRLEHWQTLSRARAIENQCFLATINGSGHFEDADATLLGRSTVYDPWGTTLASSGDEPALVLAELDLEHVGQVRAEFPALQDRRL is encoded by the coding sequence ATGACACCGACTCCGACCACACCGTTTACGCTCGCACTCGCCCAGATCGACGTCGAACCGACCGCTGTCGACGCGAACGTCGAACGCGCCCTCGAGGCCATCTCGCGTGGGGCTTCGCGTGGTGCAGATTTGGTTGCACTGCCGGAGCTGTTCAACGTCGGGTACTTCGCGTTCGACAGCTACGCCGACCTCGCGGAACCGATCGACGGCACGACGCTCGCTCGCATTCGAGAGGCAGCGGCCGAACACGGCGTCGCCGTGCTCGCGGGGAGTATCGTCGAAGACCTCGAGGCGACGGCGACCGTCGAGACGCCGGCAGACGAGGGGTTTGCAAACACGGCGGTGCTGTTCGATTCGAACGGTGATCGTCAACTGATCTACCGGAAACACCACCTCTTTGGGTACGAGTCGGCCGAATCCGAGCTACTCGTTCCGGGTGAGCGCATCGAGACGGCAACCGTTAGCGGGGTCACTATCGGAACGACGACCTGTTACGATCTCCGCTTTCCGGCCCTCTATCGTCGACTCGTCGATGCCGGCGCAGAATTAGTGCTCGTCCCGAGCGCGTGGCCGTATCCGCGCCTCGAGCACTGGCAAACGCTTTCACGCGCTCGCGCGATCGAGAATCAATGCTTCCTCGCGACGATCAACGGCTCGGGCCACTTTGAAGACGCCGACGCGACCCTGCTCGGGCGGTCGACCGTCTACGACCCGTGGGGGACGACGCTAGCCTCGAGTGGTGATGAGCCAGCGCTCGTTCTTGCGGAGTTGGATCTCGAGCACGTCGGGCAGGTTCGAGCGGAGTTTCCCGCACTTCAAGACCGGCGACTGTAA